A window of the Gossypium hirsutum isolate 1008001.06 chromosome A03, Gossypium_hirsutum_v2.1, whole genome shotgun sequence genome harbors these coding sequences:
- the LOC107886285 gene encoding uncharacterized protein At4g15970 isoform X1 has translation MASPRLLARYHRRRYPPSTAVSACCPFAPPRPLPLRDCSSAGMSPPKPSTLIRRAACLFTLLTLSLLMLYTATDSIRFLHLPSASLSSATLVRIFPSYLNNSPSPNPMQHLKEVLGNASMGNNTVILTTLNDAWASTNSVVDLFLKSFMLGDGTHWLLDHLVIIALDKKAYNRCQAVHKHCFSLVTGDVDFQEEAYFMTPNYLKMMWRRIDFLRSVLELGYDFVFTDTDIMWFRDPFLQFFPDADFQIACDHFFGDPDDLNNMPNGGFNYVKSNNRSIAFYKFWYASHETYPGYHDQDVFNKIKFDPLISDIGLKIKFLDTAYFGGLCEPSKDLNLVCTMHANCCYGMDSKLHDLKIMLQDWRAFTSLPPDLKNESVISWRVPQNCSLHSLRHFDSPSPEINVEREEEN, from the exons ATGGCGTCCCCGCGACTGTTAGCAAGGTATCACAGGCGACGGTACCCTCCTTCTACTGCGGTTTCAGCTTGCTGCCCTTTCGCTCCTCCTCGTCCTCTTCCTCTCCGTGACTGCTCTTCCGCCGGTATGTCTCCTCCTAAACCATCAACGCTCATCCGCCGAGCTGCTTGCCTTTTCACGCTCCTCACTCTTTCCCTTTTGATGCTTTACACCGCTACTGATTCCATCCGCTTCCTCCATCTTCCGTCCGCTTCCCTTTCCTCTGCCACTTTAGTTCGCATTTTCCCTTCCTATCTCAATAACTCTCCTTCTCCG AATCCAATGCAACATCTTAAAGAAGTTTTGGGGAATGCTTCTATGGGGAATAATACTGTTATTTTAACGACATTAAATGATGCCTGGGCCAGTACCAATTCAGTTGTTGACCTTTTCCTTAAGAGTTTTATGCTTGGAGATGGCACACATTGGCTTTTGGACCATTTGGTGATTATTGCCCTGGATAAAAAGGCATATAATCGTTGTCAAGCAGTACATAAGCATTGCTTTTCTCTTGTCACCGGGGATGTTGATTTTCAAGAGGAAGCATATTTTATGACCCCAAACTACTTGAAGATGATGTGGAGAAGGATTGATTTCCTGCGTTCTGTGCTTGAGTTGGGTTATGATTTTGTTTTCACG GACACCGATATCATGTGGTTTAGGGATCCATTTCTGCAGTTCTTTCCAGATGCTGATTTCCAGATTGCATGTGACCATTTTTTTGGCGATCCTGATGATCTGAATAACATGCCCAATGGGGGATTTAACTATGTAAAGTCTAATAACCGGTCAATAGCATTCTACAAATTCTGGTATGCTTCACATGAAACTTATCCTGGATACCACGATCAGGATGTTTTCAATAAGATCAAGTTTGATCCTTTAATCTCAGATATCggattaaagattaaatttttggaTACTGCTTATTTTGGTGGTCTTTGTGAACCtagtaaagatttgaatttaGTATGCACAATGCATGCAAATTGCTGTTATGGTATGGATAGCAAGCTTCATGATCTCAAAATTATGCTTCAAGATTGGAGAGCTTTCACGTCATTGCCACCAGATCTGAAGAATGAATCTGTTATCTCCTGGAGGGTTCCTCAGAACTGCAG TCTCCATTCGTTACGCCATTTTGATTCACCATCTCCAGAGATAAATGTTGAACGAGAGGAAGAAAATTGA
- the LOC107886285 gene encoding uncharacterized protein At4g15970 isoform X2 yields the protein MASPRLLARYHRRRYPPSTAVSACCPFAPPRPLPLRDCSSAVRIFPSYLNNSPSPNPMQHLKEVLGNASMGNNTVILTTLNDAWASTNSVVDLFLKSFMLGDGTHWLLDHLVIIALDKKAYNRCQAVHKHCFSLVTGDVDFQEEAYFMTPNYLKMMWRRIDFLRSVLELGYDFVFTDTDIMWFRDPFLQFFPDADFQIACDHFFGDPDDLNNMPNGGFNYVKSNNRSIAFYKFWYASHETYPGYHDQDVFNKIKFDPLISDIGLKIKFLDTAYFGGLCEPSKDLNLVCTMHANCCYGMDSKLHDLKIMLQDWRAFTSLPPDLKNESVISWRVPQNCSLHSLRHFDSPSPEINVEREEEN from the exons ATGGCGTCCCCGCGACTGTTAGCAAGGTATCACAGGCGACGGTACCCTCCTTCTACTGCGGTTTCAGCTTGCTGCCCTTTCGCTCCTCCTCGTCCTCTTCCTCTCCGTGACTGCTCTTCCGCCG TTCGCATTTTCCCTTCCTATCTCAATAACTCTCCTTCTCCG AATCCAATGCAACATCTTAAAGAAGTTTTGGGGAATGCTTCTATGGGGAATAATACTGTTATTTTAACGACATTAAATGATGCCTGGGCCAGTACCAATTCAGTTGTTGACCTTTTCCTTAAGAGTTTTATGCTTGGAGATGGCACACATTGGCTTTTGGACCATTTGGTGATTATTGCCCTGGATAAAAAGGCATATAATCGTTGTCAAGCAGTACATAAGCATTGCTTTTCTCTTGTCACCGGGGATGTTGATTTTCAAGAGGAAGCATATTTTATGACCCCAAACTACTTGAAGATGATGTGGAGAAGGATTGATTTCCTGCGTTCTGTGCTTGAGTTGGGTTATGATTTTGTTTTCACG GACACCGATATCATGTGGTTTAGGGATCCATTTCTGCAGTTCTTTCCAGATGCTGATTTCCAGATTGCATGTGACCATTTTTTTGGCGATCCTGATGATCTGAATAACATGCCCAATGGGGGATTTAACTATGTAAAGTCTAATAACCGGTCAATAGCATTCTACAAATTCTGGTATGCTTCACATGAAACTTATCCTGGATACCACGATCAGGATGTTTTCAATAAGATCAAGTTTGATCCTTTAATCTCAGATATCggattaaagattaaatttttggaTACTGCTTATTTTGGTGGTCTTTGTGAACCtagtaaagatttgaatttaGTATGCACAATGCATGCAAATTGCTGTTATGGTATGGATAGCAAGCTTCATGATCTCAAAATTATGCTTCAAGATTGGAGAGCTTTCACGTCATTGCCACCAGATCTGAAGAATGAATCTGTTATCTCCTGGAGGGTTCCTCAGAACTGCAG TCTCCATTCGTTACGCCATTTTGATTCACCATCTCCAGAGATAAATGTTGAACGAGAGGAAGAAAATTGA